A stretch of the Gammaproteobacteria bacterium genome encodes the following:
- a CDS encoding metal-sulfur cluster assembly factor, producing the protein MSERPHDPEAAVWRALGEVLDPELPVSVTDLGLIYGVRVDGERVEVRLTFTATACPCMEFIEEDVRDRLLAEPWIAAVEIEQVWDPPWTSARISPAGRRALRGAGVSA; encoded by the coding sequence CTGTCGGAGCGGCCCCATGATCCGGAGGCGGCCGTATGGCGCGCGCTCGGCGAGGTGCTCGACCCGGAGCTTCCCGTGAGCGTGACCGACCTGGGGCTGATCTACGGGGTGCGGGTGGACGGCGAGCGGGTCGAGGTTCGCCTGACTTTCACCGCCACGGCGTGCCCGTGCATGGAATTCATCGAGGAGGACGTGCGCGACCGGCTGCTCGCTGAGCCCTGGATTGCGGCGGTGGAGATCGAACAGGTATGGGATCCGCCCTGGACGAGCGCCCGCATCAGCCCCGCGGGACGGCGCGCGCTCCGGGGTGCCGGGGTGAGCGCCTGA